The proteins below are encoded in one region of Apium graveolens cultivar Ventura chromosome 4, ASM990537v1, whole genome shotgun sequence:
- the LOC141717245 gene encoding uncharacterized protein LOC141717245 produces the protein MHCSNCRQPGHRVSKCPTKNTDATPEQTKEKDAATETRKKKDTQGAPVKKKAKEVARQKLAVRRPTNGITINAPQTQGSQTGSKHPKGKKDTYKGKGKQLVEEDEGSLDDDSDASDRVAEEVWKLFEDDYFQGNEGSQKKMKLVTEVEAQEDAQMVELGDDEPLASFKKIPRKKMSLVKGQNADQWSNSGKDYVRFSDELRGPVGTKVVFMPTPGLVPFRPPRATPPTNTPPPKPEQRPRAAAAPRSYGFRLSTELKRLSGFKNTAEDPINLGE, from the coding sequence ATGCATTGTAGTAATTGTCGACAGCCAGGGCATAGAGTCTCCAAGTGTCCAACAAAGAATACAGATGCCACACCTGAACAGACAAAAGAGAAAGATGCTGCAACTGAGACAAGAAAGAAGAAAGACACACAGGGTGCACCCGTGAAGAAGAAGGCCAAGGAGGTGGCAAGACAGAAGCTTGCTGTGAGAAGACCTACTAATGGAATCACAATAAATGCACCACAGACTCAAGGTTCACAAACAGGCTCTAAACATCCAAAAGGCAAAAAGGACACATACAAGGGCAAAGGTAAGCAACTGGTAGAAGAAGATGAAGGAAGTTTGGATGATGACAGTGATGCTAGTGACAGGGTTGCAGAGGAGGTTTGGAAGTTGTTTGAGGATGACTACTTTCAAGGCAATGAAGGAAGTCAGAAAAAGATGAAGTTGGTGACAGAAGTTGAAGCACAAGAAGATGCACAGATGGTTGAGCTTGGAGATGATGAGCCCTTGGCCTCTTTCAAGAAAATTCCAAGGAAGAAAATGTCTTTGGTTAAAGGCCAAAATGCTGATCAGTGGTCTAACAGTGGCAAGGATTATGTGAGGTTCAGTGATGAGCTTAGAGGCCCTGTAGGTACAAAGGTAGTTTTCATGCCAACACCTGGCTTGGTGCCTTTTAGACCACCTAGGGCTACACCACCTACAAACACACCACCTCCTAAACCAGAGCAGAGGCCAAGGGCTGCAGCAGCCCCTAGAAGTTATGGTTTCAGACTCAGCACTGAGTTAAAAAGGTTAAGTGGCTTCAAGAATACTGCAGAAGATCCAATTAACCTAGGGGAATGA